A region of Zeugodacus cucurbitae isolate PBARC_wt_2022May chromosome 5, idZeuCucr1.2, whole genome shotgun sequence DNA encodes the following proteins:
- the Snx27_0 gene encoding sorting nexin-27, whose amino-acid sequence MSGGGVGSDSAAPSGPRVVHIYKTETGFGFNVRGQVSEGGQLRSINGELYAPLQHVSAVLENGAAEKAGIKKGDRILEVNGVSVEGATHKQVVDLIKSGGDCLTLTVISVTQQEAERLEPQEDQSGYSYIDYSDKRSLPISIPDYSIVNRNGERYIVFNIHMAGRQLCSRRYREFSNLHSILRKEFAGFNFPKLPGKWPFQLSEQQLDTRRRGLEQYLEKVCAVRVIAESDAVQDFLTDSEDDISASPVDIKVMLPDHEVSTVSVRKSANAQAVWELLVQRANLTSYTQQYFYLFEIVEYNFERKLQPHEIPHQLYVQNYSTASSTCLCVRRWLFSVNRELGLPDGEQAAKFIFYQAVDEVNRGYIRAEGRLYELKALQDAKKASEYLALARTLPGYGDVVFPHCACDSRKEGHVIPAVGIKSFRLHACREDGSMEAQMVELTWESITRWESDEESMSFCFQYNRPDKPARWVKVYTPYHSFLADCFDRIVEERKWEDTGD is encoded by the exons atgaGCGGCGGTGGAGTTGGGAGTGACTCTGCAGCGCCAAGTGGTCCGCGAGTGGTACATATTTATAAGACGGAAACAG gcTTTGGTTTCAACGTACGTGGACAAGTTTCTGAAGGTGGGCAACTTCGTTCGATAAATGGGGAATTATATGCTCCTTTGCAACATGTGAGTGCTGTTCTGGAAAATGGGGCGGCAGAGAAGGCTGGAATAAAGAAAGGAGATCGCATTCTAGAGGT CAATGGTGTTAGCGTAGAAGGAGCTACACATAAGCAAGTCGTTGATTTGATCAAGTCGGGAGGAGATTGTTTAACTCTAACTGTAATTTCAGTTACACAGCAA GAAGCGGAGAGACTTGAACCTCAGGAAGATCAGAGTGGTTACTCATATATTGACTATTCTGATAAACGATCGTTACCCATTAG TATACCAGATTACAGCATTGTGAATCGCAATGGAGAGCGATACATCGTATTCAATATTCATATGGCCGGTCGTCAACTGTGTTCCCGCCGTTATCGGGAGTTTTCCAATCTTCACTCCATTTTACGGAAAGAATTCGCCggttttaattttccaaaactGCCCGGAAAATGGCCATTCCAATTGAGTGAGCAACAATTGGATACACGTCGACGAGGCCTTGAGCAGTACTTGGAAAAAGTGTGCGCTGTGCGCGTGATCGCTGAAAGCGATGCTGTTCAAGATTTTCTCACTGACTCCGAAGATGATATATCAGCTTCTCCAGTGGACATCAAAGTAATGCTGCCTGATCATGAAGTGTCAACTGTCTCTGTCCGAAAGTCTGCAAACGCGCAGGCAGTATGGGAACTTCTGGTCCAACGTGCCAATCTAACATCATACACACAGCaatatttttacctttttgagattgttgaatataatttcGAAAGAAAACTGCAGCCACATGAGATTCCACATCAGCTGTATGTGCAAAACTACAGCACTGCATCGAGCACTTGCCTTTGTGTGCGTCGATGGTTGTTTTCAGTGAACAGGGAACTTGGTCTACCGGATGGGGAACAAGCAGCCAAGTTTATTTTCTATCAG GCGGTCGATGAAGTTAATCGTGGGTATATACGCGCCGAAGGGCGCCTATACGAGTTAAAGGCCTTGCAAGATGCGAAGAAAGCATCGGAATATTTGGCATTGGCGCGAACATTACCCGGATACGGTGATGTTGTATTTCCGCATTGTGCCTGTGATAGTCGCAAAGAGGGACATGTTATACCAGCTGTCG GTATAAAAAGCTTCCGTCTGCATGCTTGTCGGGAAGATGGTTCAATGGAGGCGCAAATGGTTGAGCTAACATGGGAGAGCATAACACGGTGGGAGAGTGACGAGGAGTCCATGTCTTTCTGCTTTCAATACAATCGTCCGGACAAACCGGCACGTTGGGTTAAAGTATATACGCCATAT CATTCATTTTTAGCGGATTGTTTCGATCGAATAGTGGAGGAACGAAAGTGGGAAGACACTGGTGATTAA